From the Manihot esculenta cultivar AM560-2 chromosome 3, M.esculenta_v8, whole genome shotgun sequence genome, one window contains:
- the LOC110610822 gene encoding D-amino-acid transaminase, chloroplastic-like — protein MIVRSSCQENFVSPIQAFDVPILTCSEAMERLRENREQHKVKQQYLAMYSSVFGGITTDPAAMIVPIDDHMVHRGHGVFDTAAIVDGILYELDQHLDRILRAASKAKISLPFDRESIRRILIQTVSASKCQKGLLRYWLSAGPGDFQLSSSGCHQPALYAIVIQDQSPLDSKGIKVVTSSIPIKHPQFATVKSVNYLPNVLSKMEAEEKGAFAAIWLDNDGFIAEGPSMNVAFVTKEKELLMPRFDKILSGCTAKRVLNLAEGLVMEGKLHGVKVANLTIEEGKNADEMMLIGSGLLVRPVVQWDEQIIGNGKEGPITLALLDLVLEDMKSGPPTVRTPVS, from the exons ATGATTGTTAGAAGTTCTTGTCAAGAAAATTTTG TTTCTCCTATTCAAGCATTTGATGTTCCAATTTTGACTTGTTCAGAG GCTATGGAAAGACTAAGAGAAAACAGAGAACAGCACAAAGTGAAGCAGCAATACCTTGCAATGTACTCTAGCGTTTTTGGTGGAATAACAACAGATCCAGCCGCAATGATCGTACCCATTGATGATCACATGGTGCATAGGGGGCATGGAGTCTTTGATACTGCTGCAATAGTGGATGG TATTCTATATGAATTGGACCAACACCTTGACCGAATTCTAAGAGCGGCTTCCAAAGCCAAGATTAGTCTTCCTTTTGATCGGGAAAGTATAAGAAGAATTCTCATACAAACAGTGAGTGCTTCCAAGTGTCAGAAGGGATTGCTAAGATACTGGCTCTCAGCAGGACCTGGTGATTTTCAATTATCTTCCTCTGGCTGTCATCAGCCAGCCCTTTATGCAATTGTTATCCAAGATCAGTCACCACTTGATTCGAAAGGCATTAAGGTGGTAACTTCTTCAATCCCTATAAAACACCCTCAGTTTGCCACCGTGAAGAGTGTAAATTACCTTCCAAATGTGCTTTCAaagatggaagctgaagagaaAGGTGCATTTGCAGCCATTTGGCTGGACAATGATGGATTCATTGCTGAAGGACCTAGCATGAATGTGGCTTTTGTTACCAAAGAGAAAGAGCTTCTGATGCCGCGCTTCGACAAAATTCTAAGTGGGTGCACTGCTAAGAGAGTTTTGAATCTAGCTGAGGGGCTGGTCATGGAGGGTAAACTTCATGGAGTAAAGGTGGCTAATCTGACTATAGAGGAAGGAAAGAATGCAGATGAAATGATGCTTATAGGCAGTGGACTTCTTGTTCGCCCTGTGGTGCAGTGGGATGAGCAGATCATTGGCAATG GCAAAGAAGGTCCCATAACTCTGGCTCTCTTGGATCTTGTACTGGAGGATATGAAGTCTGGCCCTCCAACAGTTCGAACTCCAGTTTCCTAA